Proteins from a single region of Rhipicephalus sanguineus isolate Rsan-2018 chromosome 5, BIME_Rsan_1.4, whole genome shotgun sequence:
- the LOC119394091 gene encoding coatomer subunit zeta-1, with the protein MESMLLEPTLYTVKAIAILDNDGNRILAKYYDNTFPSAKEQKAFEKNLFNKTHRANAEIIMLDGLTCVYRSNVDLFFYVMGSSHENELILCSALNCLYDSINQILRKNVEKKVLLDNLDIIMLAVDEICDGGIILEADPTSILQKVALRTDDIPLGEQTVAQVFQSAKEQLKWSLLK; encoded by the exons ATGGAGTCCATGTTGCTG GAACCCACACTGTACACGGTGAAAGCAATCGCCATCCTTGACAACGATGGGAACAGAATTTTGGCCAAG TACTATGACAATACCTTTCCGTCAGCCAAAGAGCAAAAGGCATTTGAGAAGAATCTCTTTAACAAGACGCATCGGGCAAACG CCGAAATCATAATGCTGGATGGACTGACGTGCGTCTACCGGAGCAACGTAGACCTATTCTTCTACGTAATGGGAAGCAGTCATGAGAACGAG CTGATCCTGTGCAGTGCCCTAAACTGCTTGTACGACTCCATCAACCAGATCTTAAGAAAAAATGTGGAGAAGAAAGTTCTTCTGGACAACCTAGACATCATCATGCTCGCTGTTGATGAAATCTGCGACGGCGG CATCATTCTAGAAGCAGACCCCACCTCCATTCTTCAGAAGGTTGCATTGAGAACAGATGACATTCCACTCGGGGAACAAACTGTCGCACAG GTCTTCCAGTCAGCCAAGGAGCAGCTGAAGTGGTCGCTACTGAAGtag